In Candidatus Neomarinimicrobiota bacterium, a genomic segment contains:
- the bamA gene encoding outer membrane protein assembly factor BamA, protein MLRSYLAGLLLLGTIGWAQQVASFQLKEVRVEGNERASAQVIQSTSRLYPGRTITGVDIQRGIRRLWELGFFADIQVYADEETSDGLVLRIAVEEYPSLEKIVLEGNKKIGKNKILEAIELKPPQILSEYAISEAVRQIRKLYREEGYLNAEISVAQEPGELPHGQVLKISIVENRKVRLRRVRFEGNEEISSFMLRRQMKDTKPWRWYLFWRSPFDRDKYEADLGKIVDHYRNRGFRDAWIVQDSVMVTRGGKRLELLIQIHEGNQYYYRNFSWEGNTLHSDEELKKALGYARGDLYNAEAFATAVAQKVHPVYMDEGYLYSRVEPLEYPVGEDSLDVVFNIVENQKVSVRYINITGNEKTRDYVIRRELRIDPGETFSYEKLGRSQRDVWILNFFENVEPNVLPVDEDEVDLSIKVAERSTDRANLSIGYTEQFGMIGGGGLEFNNLLGTGQQLNLSYNRGAQTSFGLYSGTAQAAAYESFSVSLLNPWVLNTPNLMGMSAFYSERGQSQYYSYFPFDIVQWGGSVRWGRRFRWPDSFFRGSWIFQGADKRYLGEQANLTSYLVGVRPEDIKQDKDGVYYVSTIGISFTQVITRDSRNRPEFPTMGSEMNWVSTLSGSILGGNEDFHKHVFTLKWYVPVVEKVVFHQMVKMGMIKPIRDLRERSILPPDEKFFMGGTGIPFGEMLRGYPDNTVGPYTSGRPRGGTVMLKYSAELRLLLSENPTVYALAFFDMGDAWLDLSYVDPFKLKRSVGIGARIFMPMLGMLGLDLGYGFDPIEITRDDPWELHFIFGMPF, encoded by the coding sequence CAGGTAGCCAGTTTCCAGCTGAAAGAGGTGCGTGTAGAGGGCAATGAGCGAGCCTCGGCGCAAGTCATCCAGTCCACTTCCCGGCTGTATCCCGGCCGTACCATCACCGGGGTGGATATCCAGCGTGGAATCCGCCGCTTGTGGGAGCTGGGCTTTTTTGCCGACATTCAGGTCTACGCCGATGAAGAGACTTCAGATGGACTGGTATTGCGCATTGCGGTCGAAGAATACCCATCACTGGAAAAGATTGTACTTGAGGGCAACAAGAAGATCGGCAAGAATAAGATCCTGGAGGCTATCGAGCTGAAGCCGCCCCAGATTCTGTCGGAATACGCCATTTCCGAAGCTGTCCGCCAGATCAGGAAACTGTATCGCGAAGAGGGCTATCTGAATGCGGAAATATCGGTAGCCCAGGAGCCCGGGGAACTGCCCCATGGTCAGGTCCTTAAGATTTCGATCGTGGAGAACAGGAAGGTGCGGCTGCGGCGCGTCCGCTTTGAGGGTAATGAAGAGATATCATCCTTCATGCTGCGGCGGCAGATGAAAGACACGAAGCCGTGGCGATGGTATCTTTTCTGGCGATCGCCCTTTGATCGTGATAAGTATGAAGCTGACCTTGGCAAGATCGTTGACCATTATCGCAACCGGGGTTTCCGGGACGCCTGGATAGTACAGGACTCAGTCATGGTCACACGTGGCGGCAAGCGGCTGGAACTGCTTATTCAGATTCACGAGGGTAATCAGTATTACTACCGCAACTTTTCCTGGGAAGGCAACACCCTGCACAGCGATGAGGAATTGAAGAAGGCCCTGGGCTATGCCAGGGGTGATTTGTACAATGCGGAGGCCTTTGCCACGGCCGTTGCCCAGAAAGTCCACCCGGTTTATATGGATGAGGGTTACCTCTATTCCAGGGTGGAACCGTTAGAGTATCCCGTTGGAGAAGACTCACTGGACGTGGTCTTCAATATTGTTGAAAATCAGAAGGTTTCGGTCAGATATATCAACATTACCGGGAACGAAAAAACCCGTGATTACGTGATTCGGCGGGAACTGCGCATCGATCCCGGGGAGACCTTCAGCTACGAGAAGCTGGGTCGGAGCCAGCGCGATGTCTGGATTCTGAACTTTTTCGAGAATGTTGAACCCAATGTGCTCCCCGTGGATGAGGATGAAGTTGATCTGAGCATTAAAGTGGCCGAGCGGTCCACTGACCGGGCGAACCTGTCCATTGGCTATACCGAGCAATTCGGCATGATTGGTGGCGGCGGATTGGAGTTCAATAATTTGTTAGGTACCGGGCAGCAGTTGAATCTGAGCTATAATCGTGGTGCTCAGACCAGCTTCGGCCTCTACTCGGGAACGGCCCAGGCAGCGGCCTATGAGTCCTTTTCCGTCAGCCTGCTCAATCCCTGGGTGCTGAACACCCCGAACCTGATGGGTATGTCAGCTTTCTATTCTGAGCGAGGTCAGTCCCAATACTACAGTTATTTCCCCTTCGATATTGTCCAATGGGGTGGGTCTGTGAGATGGGGCCGCCGTTTTCGCTGGCCGGATTCTTTCTTCCGGGGCTCATGGATTTTCCAGGGGGCCGACAAGCGCTATCTTGGCGAGCAAGCTAATCTGACAAGTTATCTAGTCGGTGTGCGGCCGGAGGATATTAAGCAGGACAAAGATGGCGTTTACTATGTCTCCACCATAGGCATATCCTTCACACAGGTTATCACCCGTGACAGTCGCAACCGGCCGGAATTTCCCACCATGGGATCTGAGATGAATTGGGTATCCACCCTCTCAGGTTCGATTCTGGGCGGGAATGAGGATTTCCACAAGCATGTCTTTACCCTGAAATGGTACGTACCCGTTGTTGAGAAGGTGGTATTCCATCAGATGGTGAAGATGGGAATGATCAAGCCAATCCGGGACCTCCGGGAACGCTCCATTCTCCCTCCGGATGAAAAGTTTTTCATGGGAGGTACGGGCATCCCGTTTGGTGAGATGCTCCGCGGTTATCCGGACAATACGGTGGGGCCCTATACAAGTGGGCGTCCCCGGGGCGGCACGGTGATGCTGAAGTATTCGGCTGAACTGCGTCTGTTACTGTCGGAAAATCCCACCGTCTATGCTCTGGCATTTTTCGATATGGGTGACGCCTGGCTCGATCTCAGCTATGTGGATCCCTTTAAGCTTAAGCGCTCTGTGGGTATCGGAGCACGGATATTCATGCCCATGCTGGGGATGCTGGGACTCGATTTGGGCTATGGCTTTGATCCCATTGAGATCACGCGTGATGATCCCTGGGAGCTACATTTCATTTTTGGAATGCCTTTTTAA
- a CDS encoding OmpH family outer membrane protein: MNKSRLIGIVTSLAMIIPFGVAGQLKIGYIDSNRIMQEYEDVRDAQAKLEKETRRLQVEYNTYVERLDSLNREFERQRLLLSNEKIREKEQEIQSLIQTTQAFQQSKFGPEGELYRYQAQLMSPVLEKIDAAVKKIGAERSFDYIMDAAGGALVYALPAHDLTLDVITELRRSASKE, encoded by the coding sequence GTGAATAAAAGCAGGCTCATCGGTATTGTGACCAGTCTGGCCATGATCATCCCCTTTGGGGTAGCTGGTCAGCTCAAGATCGGTTATATTGATTCTAACCGCATCATGCAGGAGTACGAGGATGTCCGGGACGCCCAGGCCAAGTTGGAAAAGGAGACGCGGCGTTTGCAGGTGGAGTATAATACCTATGTTGAGCGGCTGGACAGTCTCAACCGGGAATTCGAGCGCCAGCGTTTGCTCCTGAGTAACGAGAAGATCCGGGAGAAAGAGCAGGAAATTCAATCTTTGATTCAGACCACCCAAGCCTTTCAGCAATCCAAATTTGGCCCTGAGGGTGAACTCTACCGTTATCAGGCGCAGCTCATGTCGCCAGTTCTTGAAAAGATCGATGCAGCGGTGAAGAAAATCGGGGCGGAACGGTCCTTTGATTACATTATGGATGCTGCCGGAGGGGCCCTGGTGTATGCCCTGCCTGCCCATGATCTCACGCTTGATGTCATCACTGAGTTGCGCCGTTCCGCTTCTAAAGAATAG